Proteins from a genomic interval of Zingiber officinale cultivar Zhangliang chromosome 1B, Zo_v1.1, whole genome shotgun sequence:
- the LOC122024514 gene encoding zinc finger MYM-type protein 1-like, translating to MVVILLLLRDLKVGERKKNLMNMLEIRATFTIASIDCIRFLVHQGLAFCGYDESINSFNHDNFLERLRFLADHNEDINRVALDNAPSNLKLTSPDIQKDIIKSIAYLTTDSILRDLDERKNIVERFLGIVHVSDTVVLSLKTSIDSLLCQHRLSISNLRGQGYDEASNMRGEFNAAAENHIRISTFFDVVAQLNNIVGASCKRRDILREKQFEKVIKGICNGDIFTGQVIDVLLFVEEEGKDHKQRAQTNNLLELIGKYEFIFQMHLMKNILGATNDLSQALQRKDQDIVNIMIIVRSSKYQLQSMRDDGWDLLLNEVSLFCVKYEVVTPHMEDLFVFHGRSRRNIEGKTNLHYYLVETFYEVTDLQL from the exons ATGGTGGTGATTCTTTTGTTACTGAGGGATTTAAAAGttggagaaagaaagaaaaatttaatGAACATGTTGGAAATCAGAGCAAcattcacaatag CATCAATTGATTGCATAAGATTTCTTGTGCATCAAGGATTAGCATTTTGTGGTTatgatgaatcaataaactcatTCAATCATGATAATTTTCTTGAACGGTTAAGATTTCTTGCTGACCATAATGAGGATATCAATAGAGTTGCACTAGACAATGCTCCCTCAAATCTCAAATTGACATCGCCTGATATTCAGAAAGATATTATCAAATCTATTGCTTATTTAACCACTGATTCTATTCTTAGAGATCTCG ATGAAAGGAAAAATATTGTTGAACGCTTTCTAGGCATTGTACATGTAAGCGACACTGTTGTCTTATCACTTAAAACTTCTATTGATTCTTTGTTGTGCCAACATAGATTATCTATATCTAATTTGCGGGGGCAAGGATACGATGAAGCTAGCAATATGAGAGGAGAATTCAATG CTGCTGCTGAAAATCACATAAGAATTTCTACTTTTTTTGATGTGGTTGCACAATTGAACAATATTGTTGGAGCGTCATGCAAGCGAAGAGATATACTTCGTGAGAAACAATTTGAGAAAGTTATTAAAGGAATTTGCAATGGTGATATTTTCACTGGACAAG TTATTGATGTCCTTTTATTTGTTGAAGAGGAGGGAAAAGATCACAAGCAAAGGGCGCAAACAAATAATCTGTTGGAATTGATTGGAAaatatgaatttatatttcaGATGCACTTAATGAAGAATATCTTGGGAGCCACGAATGATTTATCGCAAGCTTTACAAAGAAAAGATCAAGACATTGTAAATATCATGATTATTGTAAGATCAAGCAAATATCAACTGCAAAGTATGAGAGATGATGGTTGGGATTTGTTACTGAATGAAGTTTCTTTATTTTGTGTTAAGTATGAGGTAGTCACCCCGCACATGGAAGACTTGTTTGTCTTTCATGGAAGATCACGACGAAATATTGAAGGAAAGACAAATCTTCACTATTATCTTGTTGAAACGTTTTATGAAGTGACAGATTTGCAACTTTAG